One region of Candidatus Saccharibacteria bacterium genomic DNA includes:
- a CDS encoding glutaredoxin family protein produces the protein MVKNITIFTTKTCAYCPMVKRYLAAKGLSYDEVNLDEEPQRQQEALAISGALTVPVTVVTRQDDSREVVVGYNLAKLAPAIA, from the coding sequence ATGGTCAAAAACATAACTATTTTTACTACTAAAACCTGCGCCTACTGCCCCATGGTTAAGCGCTATTTGGCTGCCAAGGGTCTTAGCTACGACGAAGTAAACCTCGACGAAGAGCCCCAGCGGCAGCAAGAAGCTTTGGCCATCTCGGGCGCCCTAACGGTGCCTGTTACGGTCGTGACTCGACAAGATGACTCACGAGAAGTTGTTGTCGGATACAATTTAGCCAAACTCGCACCCGCAATCGCGTAA
- a CDS encoding FKBP-type peptidyl-prolyl cis-trans isomerase, translated as MAALKDFTVVDNVPELQTIDRVEGTGDLVQPGATVTCHYTGAIAKTGEIFQSSHDFGRPISFPLSGVIAGWTEGVPGMKVGGIRRLLIPAAMAYGSTPPYGSGIPADADLVFDIELVSIDS; from the coding sequence ATGGCTGCGCTCAAAGATTTTACGGTTGTCGATAACGTTCCTGAACTACAAACCATTGACCGAGTAGAAGGTACTGGTGATTTGGTGCAGCCTGGCGCAACGGTGACATGTCACTACACCGGAGCAATTGCCAAGACTGGCGAAATTTTCCAAAGTTCTCATGATTTCGGCCGCCCCATCAGTTTTCCGCTTTCTGGCGTAATCGCTGGCTGGACGGAGGGCGTTCCGGGCATGAAGGTTGGTGGTATCCGCCGTCTGCTTATTCCCGCTGCTATGGCTTACGGCAGTACCCCGCCGTACGGCAGCGGCATACCAGCTGACGCCGACCTCGTCTTTGACATTGAACTCGTCTCCATAGACTCATAA